From a region of the Kaistia sp. 32K genome:
- a CDS encoding TetR/AcrR family transcriptional regulator → MPKISDEAREARRLQILDAAWRCFDKEGLHATTMQDIIGVSGLSAGAVYSYFKSKDELIFAAVTTSLDRLSTLLGEAIREGRPASAPELAGLLFPLIARFAVRDGYDLRRIALLGWSEAQRNKRLGAVMRGYYAAFRDELGRLAAGWGLRSPTEADAVAKLLLSVLLGTVVQSAILEDVPGEEIALGLSLLAR, encoded by the coding sequence ATGCCCAAGATCTCCGATGAAGCCCGCGAAGCCCGCCGTCTCCAGATCCTCGACGCTGCCTGGCGATGCTTCGACAAGGAGGGGCTGCACGCAACGACGATGCAGGACATCATCGGCGTCAGCGGCCTGTCGGCGGGCGCCGTCTACAGCTATTTCAAGAGCAAGGACGAGCTGATCTTCGCCGCCGTCACAACCTCGCTCGACCGGCTGAGCACGCTGCTTGGCGAGGCGATCCGGGAGGGGCGGCCCGCATCGGCGCCGGAACTGGCCGGTCTGCTCTTTCCCCTGATCGCCCGTTTCGCGGTGCGCGACGGCTATGATTTGCGCCGGATCGCGCTTCTCGGCTGGAGCGAGGCGCAGCGCAACAAGCGGCTCGGCGCGGTGATGCGGGGCTATTACGCGGCCTTCCGCGACGAACTCGGCCGGCTCGCGGCAGGCTGGGGCCTGCGCTCCCCCACCGAGGCGGACGCCGTCGCCAAGCTGCTCCTCTCCGTCCTGCTCGGAACCGTCGTCCAGTCGGCAATCCTGGAGGATGTGCCCGGCGAAGAGATCGCGCTTGGGCTTTCGTTGCTGGCGCGATGA
- a CDS encoding M15 family metallopeptidase has product MRAGILICGCFASTLALAETTPPPTFVASIGAISPAQRDKMIGVSWKEGCPVAPEDLAAIRLRYIGFDNAVHDGVLVVHQRLAKEIVAIFGELFDAGFQIERMQPYEDFAIAQYAAANDTAGFYCRPAQDDPGEFSWHAYGLAVDLNAKTNPFHDPKEGWWPAGSNGDRNRVAPGLITADSKVVEIFMRHGWAWGGIEKNPDFMHFAKVTVGDASNPLDRPVWAETLINAPK; this is encoded by the coding sequence ATGCGCGCTGGAATCCTCATCTGCGGTTGCTTCGCCTCGACGCTCGCCCTCGCGGAGACCACGCCGCCCCCAACCTTTGTCGCCAGCATCGGCGCCATTTCGCCGGCGCAGCGCGACAAGATGATCGGCGTTTCCTGGAAGGAAGGCTGCCCGGTGGCGCCGGAGGACCTCGCCGCCATAAGGCTGCGCTATATCGGCTTCGACAACGCGGTGCATGACGGCGTCCTCGTCGTCCACCAGCGCCTGGCGAAAGAGATCGTCGCCATCTTCGGCGAGCTGTTCGATGCCGGTTTCCAGATCGAGCGCATGCAGCCCTATGAGGATTTCGCGATCGCGCAATATGCCGCCGCGAACGACACGGCCGGCTTCTACTGTCGCCCGGCCCAGGACGATCCCGGCGAATTCAGCTGGCATGCCTATGGGCTGGCCGTCGACCTCAATGCGAAGACCAATCCGTTTCACGATCCCAAGGAGGGCTGGTGGCCGGCGGGATCGAATGGCGACCGCAACCGGGTGGCACCCGGGCTGATCACGGCCGATTCGAAGGTCGTCGAGATCTTCATGCGCCATGGCTGGGCCTGGGGCGGCATCGAGAAGAACCCGGATTTCATGCATTTCGCCAAAGTCACGGTCGGCGATGCCAGCAATCCGCTGGACCGCCCGGTCTGGGCCGAAACCTTGATCAACGCGCCGAAATAG
- a CDS encoding acyltransferase: MDDKPVSATASYVYRPFGAFRLLLAFLVMIQHFGADLAPEALRAALAPYYMGDMAVLVFFALSGFVIAEAIDCMYRNRPGAFLENRFLRIAPHFVLAVALSMLAHQAFRTFGGEILWRSQADFPADAFEIKNVILNFVGVFPLVDRFIRYNFLDITWAVRVEVAFYLVMAACLFLQARMGPKAGFARVAAWMIVPFALAFGLAMAGRAPGMFGFLPYFVFGAAWYYWRRGSAAALFLALIAVPAMIWHSWSQVEKHALDVGLPALVWSNLGLFFVLLALMVLLSFGKPGRWTGLDQSLGALTYPLYLYHEVIFVGVMTFATGYSYWTLAASILLSLALSAVMVALVDKPINRVRDRIRGRTAKFTPHAELALSEKVREA; the protein is encoded by the coding sequence ATGGACGACAAGCCAGTTTCGGCGACGGCTTCCTATGTCTATCGGCCGTTTGGGGCGTTCCGCCTGCTTCTGGCATTCCTCGTGATGATCCAGCATTTTGGGGCGGACCTGGCGCCGGAGGCGCTCCGCGCCGCGCTCGCGCCCTACTATATGGGCGACATGGCGGTGCTCGTGTTCTTCGCCCTGTCCGGCTTCGTCATCGCCGAGGCGATCGACTGCATGTATCGAAACCGGCCTGGTGCCTTTCTGGAGAACCGGTTTCTCCGCATCGCGCCGCATTTCGTGCTGGCGGTGGCCCTGTCGATGCTGGCCCATCAGGCATTTCGGACGTTCGGCGGCGAGATCCTGTGGAGGTCCCAGGCCGACTTTCCCGCCGATGCCTTTGAAATCAAGAATGTCATCTTGAATTTCGTCGGGGTCTTTCCGCTCGTCGATCGCTTCATCCGCTACAATTTTCTGGATATTACCTGGGCCGTTCGGGTCGAGGTGGCGTTCTACCTCGTGATGGCGGCGTGCCTGTTCCTACAGGCGAGGATGGGGCCGAAGGCCGGTTTCGCTCGGGTCGCGGCATGGATGATCGTTCCCTTCGCGCTGGCGTTCGGCCTGGCGATGGCGGGCCGCGCTCCCGGAATGTTCGGCTTTCTTCCCTACTTCGTGTTTGGCGCGGCCTGGTATTATTGGCGTCGGGGGAGCGCTGCAGCCCTTTTCCTGGCGCTGATCGCCGTTCCGGCCATGATCTGGCACAGCTGGAGCCAGGTCGAGAAGCACGCGCTCGACGTCGGGCTTCCGGCGCTGGTCTGGAGCAATCTCGGCCTGTTTTTCGTTCTGCTGGCGCTGATGGTCTTGCTGAGTTTCGGCAAGCCGGGACGCTGGACAGGCCTGGACCAGAGCCTCGGGGCGCTGACCTATCCCCTGTACCTCTACCACGAGGTGATCTTCGTCGGTGTCATGACGTTCGCGACGGGCTACAGCTATTGGACGCTCGCCGCCTCGATCCTGCTCAGCCTGGCCCTGTCCGCCGTGATGGTGGCGTTGGTCGACAAGCCGATCAATCGGGTCCGGGACCGAATTCGCGGCAGGACCGCGAAGTTCACGCCGCACGCCGAGCTCGCGCTATCCGAGAAGGTTCGGGAAGCGTGA
- a CDS encoding thiamine pyrophosphate-dependent enzyme yields the protein MPQTVRDVTFELLRKLGLTTVFGNPGSTEETFLKNFPKDFRYIQTLQEASAVGAADGFAQGMRHPALVNVHTSAGLSNGMSNVLTAFMNRTPLIITAGNQTRDMLLMEPWLTNVQPSLMPKPWVKWSYEPVRAQDVPAAFMRAYAIATQPPMGPVFLSIPLDDWDQPFEGVPVLRSVASRIGPDPARIADFAEALSKAKNPVLIYGAAIAREQGWPQAIALAEKLDAPVWAAPASERTPFPENHRLYAGGLPFAIGPLSQKLAGHDLAIVIGAPVFRYYPYVAGSYLPEGLRLLHVTDDPAEAGRAPVGDSLLSDAVLAIEALTRAVAARPAVRTVVKQPHNMAPHAASSAKPAGASASLDRLLKTAAPAEAELALALDVEDRPAARPVDRTPHGALPQPVEEGELSALELFRALRAATPRETVLVEESPSNLGDLHTAWPIELPDSFYTFASGSLGWNLPAAVGIALAERDSGRNRPVLAVIGDGSLQYSIQGLWTAAQQGLPILYVVPRNGEYGILKSFAVLEETPGVPGLDLPGLDIVALAKGYGCTAVRAETVDEVRAVCAEAFTRKGPTVLEVPIAATIPPLI from the coding sequence TTGCCCCAAACGGTTCGCGACGTGACTTTTGAGCTGCTTCGGAAGCTCGGCCTGACGACGGTCTTCGGCAATCCCGGCTCGACCGAGGAGACCTTCCTCAAGAACTTCCCGAAGGATTTCCGCTACATCCAGACGCTGCAGGAAGCGTCGGCGGTCGGCGCGGCGGATGGCTTCGCGCAGGGAATGCGGCACCCCGCTCTGGTCAACGTCCACACCTCGGCCGGCCTCAGCAACGGGATGAGCAACGTCCTGACCGCGTTCATGAACCGGACGCCGCTGATCATCACCGCCGGCAACCAGACGCGCGACATGCTGCTGATGGAGCCGTGGCTGACCAACGTCCAGCCGTCTCTGATGCCCAAGCCCTGGGTGAAGTGGAGCTACGAGCCGGTGCGCGCCCAGGATGTCCCGGCCGCCTTCATGCGCGCCTATGCCATCGCGACGCAGCCGCCGATGGGCCCCGTGTTCCTGTCGATCCCGCTCGACGACTGGGATCAGCCGTTCGAGGGCGTCCCCGTCCTGCGCTCGGTCGCGTCGCGGATCGGACCGGATCCGGCGCGGATCGCCGATTTCGCCGAGGCCCTCTCGAAGGCGAAGAACCCGGTGCTGATCTATGGCGCGGCGATTGCCCGCGAGCAGGGATGGCCGCAGGCGATCGCGCTGGCCGAGAAGCTCGACGCGCCGGTCTGGGCGGCGCCCGCCTCCGAGCGGACGCCGTTCCCCGAAAACCACCGGCTCTATGCCGGCGGGCTGCCCTTCGCGATCGGCCCGCTGTCGCAGAAACTTGCCGGACACGATCTGGCGATCGTGATCGGCGCGCCGGTGTTCCGCTACTATCCCTATGTGGCGGGATCGTATCTGCCGGAAGGGCTGCGGCTGCTGCACGTCACCGACGACCCGGCCGAGGCCGGGCGCGCGCCGGTGGGCGACAGCCTGCTCTCCGACGCGGTACTGGCGATCGAGGCGCTCACCCGGGCGGTCGCGGCGCGCCCGGCGGTACGAACCGTCGTCAAGCAACCGCACAACATGGCGCCGCATGCTGCCTCCAGTGCGAAGCCGGCGGGCGCATCGGCTTCCCTTGATCGGCTCCTGAAGACGGCCGCCCCGGCCGAAGCCGAGCTGGCGCTCGCTCTCGACGTCGAGGACCGGCCGGCCGCCAGACCCGTCGATCGGACGCCGCACGGCGCCCTGCCGCAGCCGGTGGAGGAGGGCGAGCTGAGCGCCCTCGAGCTCTTCCGCGCGCTCCGCGCCGCCACGCCGCGCGAGACGGTGCTGGTCGAGGAATCGCCGTCCAATCTCGGCGATCTGCACACGGCCTGGCCGATCGAACTGCCGGATTCGTTCTACACCTTCGCCTCCGGCAGTCTCGGATGGAACCTGCCGGCGGCAGTCGGCATCGCGCTCGCCGAGCGCGACAGCGGGCGCAACCGGCCGGTCCTCGCCGTCATCGGCGACGGCTCGCTGCAATACTCGATCCAGGGCCTCTGGACGGCCGCTCAGCAGGGATTGCCGATCCTCTATGTCGTGCCGCGCAACGGCGAATACGGCATCCTGAAGTCCTTCGCGGTGCTGGAGGAGACGCCGGGCGTTCCCGGGCTCGACCTGCCCGGCCTCGACATCGTGGCGCTTGCGAAGGGCTATGGCTGCACCGCCGTCCGCGCGGAAACGGTCGACGAGGTTCGGGCCGTCTGCGCCGAGGCGTTCACCCGCAAGGGCCCGACGGTTCTGGAAGTGCCGATCGCGGCAACCATCCCGCCGCTGATCTGA